Genomic segment of Paenalkalicoccus suaedae:
ACTGTGATGATCATGTTTTGGGAGAATCGTTCTTTTTCGCAGGCTATTGGAATGATTGAATCCATTAACTTGCAGGCTCAACAGATTTTGATCGATAACATGTGGATTAGCATGGAACTACTGTTACGCGTAGAGAAAGTACGTTAAACCACTCAACTTGACCTACATACTCTTACCAAAAACTGCTTACTCTATGAAGCAGTTTTTTCTTTTGATTCATCCGCTGTCTTGCTCCCACCTCTTTTACAACTATGTTAAAATGGAGGAAATGCGAACGATGTTTCTTAAGGAGGAAAAAGCCGTGAAGCCAGCAAAAATCCACCCTCTTATCCTGATCTCGCTCCTGATTAGCGCAATCTCGATGGGGCAATTCGCGTATCGAAACGTGGCCAGCGAGCAGTTCGGCTACGCGATATTCTTTATCGTAATGACGGGACTCTTAATCGGAATGATTATATTTGGGCTCGTGGTAAACCGAGGCATCTCGAAGGTGGATGTGGAGTAAATAGCAGAGGGGCACAGCGACGAGGTTGCTGTGTTTTTTAATTACACGTTTACCTTTCTCTCTTCGGAGAAAATAGACAGTAAAGGAGGCTGATCGTGTGGACTGGTCGGTGTATCTGTTTTCGTTTGTCATTATTTTTTCGGTGACGATGCTGTTGCTTTATTTGAGAGGGAGAAGGTCGGGTTGATATTTGATAGAGGCTGGGACAGGAGCGATTTACCTGTCCCAGCTTTTTTATGTGGGTGACTTCGACGGGGATGGCTCGATTAACCGGAAAGGCAGTCTAATTAACCGAAACCGTGCTCCGATTAACCGGAAAAGCAGTCTAATTAACCGAAAGCGTTACTTCACTATCCACTTGCGGCTTTTGGTTAGCTTATCTCTTTAAACTTTCTTCCGCTTTAGCGGAGGTTTTGTGGGATGTCGGTCATTGCGCGTTCCTCTACAAAGAATTCTGTCTCGATGCCACTGTTATTGAGCTCGGTTATGCGTTGCTGTGCCGCTTCGGCCGACTCATAGTAGCCTTCTTCGACAAAGAATGTGTCGTCTGCGCTATGCAGGGTGCGCACGTGATTAGCATCTACTTCCATTAACTCGACGCTTATCTGCTCTAAGCTTTGCAGGTCTTCTTCTTGCGAAACGGAGGCCGATCGTACGGAATGCACAGGTGCAAACGTTGTTTCGCCCAGAGAAGTAACGTCTGTGACGATTGCAGCAGAGTCGTGCACCTCGAACACCTCGAACAGCGCGGGCTCGTTGAGATAGGCGGCGAGCATGATCGTCGCATCGTCGAAGAGTGGAATGCTGGTGACGTTCCGGAACATGGTGTCGCTTGGCTCGTCGTCCGTCCTACTTGTCTCGTACGCGGCTTGCGATGCGCTCTCTTCTCTCGGAAATGTCGGCAGCTCCTCCGGCAGGCCGCGAATGCCGCTTATCGTGTAGACGATCCGCGCTGGGTAGGCTTCGAGCGTTGCCTCGAAGTACGCTGGTGTCGCCGATGGCCCCGTAAGCTCGCCGTAAGCCCCGTCGAATATGTCGATCACGAGCCGCTCGTAGGTCTCGTGGATGCCGTGATCAATGTACCCGATACTCTTCCCGTCGGTGATTTCGCCACCTGTAAACGTGCCTGCGTCCATATAGTTTTCCTCTTTTGCTTGTGCCGCGGTTCGTTCTTCGTCGGCATTTTCGGGGTTATAGATGGTCGCTTCTGATGCTGGGTCGTTGTCTGCGCTGGTTTCGGCATTGTCGTTTTCTTCGTTCGTCGGTTCAGTGGCGCCGTTGTTTGCTTCGCCATTCGGTTCGTTTGCTTCAGTTGGCTCATCATCGTCCGGCTCGTTCTGTGCTGAGTCTTCGTTTTGGCCCGGTTCGTCGGCTGATTCAGCAGTGTTACCGAGCTCGTTCAGTTCCTGCTGCGCCTCGTCCTGATCACTGGTGCATGCCATTAATAAGCCCGCGCTTGCTATGGTGAGAAACGTGAGTCGAGCTCTTTTCATAGGATCTCCTCCTTGTTTTCCTTTGTCGGGTAAGTGGCTTCATTCCTGGCTAACTTGTCCGCTATTATACCTAGTTAGTCGGTTTATATAGAGGTTGTGTTACGCTTTTTCCTACGCTGTATAGTGTGGATCTTGGTTAATTGCGCGATCTGAGGGCATGATCGCGCGGATTTTTTGCTGAATTGCGTGAGGTTGAGCGTTCATTGCGTAAAACTTTGGCTTGATTGCGTGGGGTTATATTAATCGCGCAAGTTGAAGACCCGACTGCGCAGAATTCTACCTCCATTGCGTGAGTTTGTGCTTCAACCGCGTGAATCTCCAGCATAATTGCGTAAACCATAATTAATCGCGCAAGTTGAAGACCCGACTGCGCAGATTTTCACCTCAACCGCGTGAGTTTTACCTTCCATCGCGCGAATCTCCGGCACAATTGCGTAACCCCCCCCACCCACTTTGTAACATCTATCCATCTCACAACGACTGATTATGTAAGGAGGGATCTGATGATGAAATATCTGCTTATGCTAATCGGGTTAATCGTTTTAGTGGGTTGCACAAATGACAACGACTCAACTAACAACACGTCCATCGAGGAGCCTTACGAATCTGGATATATCACGGCTCAAGATGGCGACCGACTGCTGTTTGTTAGTTCGGAAGCCCAGGACTTCAGTGATACCGGTGGAATTGAGGAGTTTTACTCTGCCATTTGGTTCACACCAGACGATCAAGACGTACAAGTTGGGGACTTTATTCACGTGTCCTTTTCTGTCGTAGAAACCTCTTATCCTGGCCAAGGCACGCTCGATCAACTTGAAGTCGTACCGCGCGATCAGCCTGAAGGCGCCAACTTGACAGAGGCTGAGGCCATTCGTTCCGCTCTATCCGAGCTAAGTGATGACGATCATTGGTTCTATGCGGTGGCAGAAACATCGTTTGATCCGCAAAGCGCATCTTGGTCAATCACATTAAAACAAACGGATTCTTTAGAGGAAACTACCATTGAAGTAAGCGACGAGGAAAGCTAACATTCTAAATTAAATTAGAGAAAGCACCCGGTTCAGCATAGAATCGGGTGCTTTTTCCTGTATACGTGCGCGTGGGGTTACTATAAATTGCATGTAATTACCTCCTCGCGCTAGTTGAGGCATTCAACTAACGGTTTTGAATGAGGGCTGGTTGGGTTTATGTGCCTTAATTGGGTTTAATGTTCCGCTTTTGAGTTTTATGTGCCTTACTTTGAAGTTATGTTCCTAACTTAGTTTTTATGTTCCGCGTTCCAAAGTTATGTTCCTTACTCAGGTTTTATGTTCCGCGTTCCAAAATTATGTTCCTTACTCAGGTTTTATGTTCCGCATTCCCGTTTTATGTTCCCAGACCTAAACTTATAAAGCACTCCCAACACAGCACTTAGTCAAGTCCACGCCCTTCACGCACTTTACGCCCTCCAGCTCGCAAGGTCTTACTTACTTGCTTACTTCGCCACAACCGCCCCGTTCAGCTCGGCAATCAACTGTTCCATATGCGTCTCTGTCATCTTCTGCGAGTTGAATGCCACGAGCGCTCGCAGTGGCATGTAGCGCATCATCGCCTGAAACATTTCGTAGGATTCATCGTCTTCGGACATGTTTGCAAACGGGCTATCTTGATTCATCTCCGCCATCCATTTTTCAAAAATAGGCGCTAGGGTTGGATTGGCTAAAATGTCGCCGGCCGGCGTGTTGCGCGTCACGGTCATCGGGAGTGCAACCGTTGACGTCACGTGCACCGTGCCCTCCTGCACAATCTCCGCGGACGATTTGCCGATCAGGATATCAAACTCTCCAGACTCCACATGCCAGTCGCCGAGCACCGTGCTGTAGTAGGCAAACGAACGCTTATCGAGCGTAAACGTCACACGCTTCGACTCGCCAGGCTCAAGTGCCACCTTATCAAAGCCTTTCAGCTCTTTATCCGGCCGCACGACCGAGCTCGCCGTAACGCGCACGTATAGTTGCACAACTTCCTTACCAAACACGTCGCCCACATTCGTCACCGTAACCGACACATCTACCGTGCCCGTGTCCTCGATTTCTTTTTGTGAAACCACGAGGTCGCTATAAGCAAAATCCGTATAGCTTAAGCCATAGCCAAACGGGAAGAGCGGTGCAATTTTCTTTGCATCATAGTAGCGATAGCCAATAAAGATACCCTCCTTGTACTCGACCTGATCGCCTTCTCCTGGGAAGTTCAAGTAAGACGGATTATGACTAAGTACTTCCGGGAATGTTTCCGCGAGCCTTCCGCTCGGGTTTGCTTCGCCATAGAGGACATCGGCGATCGCTCCGCCAACCGCTTGTCCACCAAGGTAGGCTTCGACCACTCCTTTTACTTCGTCGAGCCACGGCATCACGATTGGCGAACCGTTACTCAGTACAACGACAACATTTGGCTGAACGGCACTGACTGCATGGATCAGCTCAAGATGGCTTCTCGGGATATTTAAATGCTCGCGGTCATAGCCTTCGGATTCGAAGTGATCTGGTAGACCGACAAATAAAATAGCAGCGTCCGCATCTTGCGCATTTGTCACCGCCTCTTGTACGAGAGCGTCATTCGGTTCATCCTGCTTAACCTCATAGCCTTCTGCAAATGTAATTGTGGCACCGTTTGACAGCTTTTGAAGCTCTTCTACCGCATCGTCAAGCTTCGTTGGATTAATGTGCGAGCTACCGCCACCTTGGAAGCGTGGCTTCTTGGCGAACTGACCAATAACAGCAAGGTTTGCAGATTTAGAGAGAGGAAGAATACTGTCCTCATTTTTAAGGAGCACCGTACCCTCTGCCGCTACTTTACGTGCAAGCTTGTGGTGATCTTCTTTATCGTAGTGGGCATTCTCTACGTTATTTTCCTCCGCTAAAAGAATGATCGCAAGCACGCGCTCGACGGCTGTATTTAGCGTCTCCTCTGACAGTGTGCCGTCCTTTACGGCGGCGATAATTTTGTTGTCGCCAAGACCATTGCTCGCCGGCATCTCCAACTCAAGACCAGCTTTAAGGGCATCCACGCGCTCATTCACCGCGCCCCAGTCAGACACGACAAAGCCGTCAAAGCCCCACTCGTCGCGCAGAATCGTGGTAAGTAGTCGCTCGTTTTCAGACGCATACGTACCATTTACTTTGTTGTACGCACACATAACGGTCCACGGCTTCGCTTCTTTAACCGCGTCCTCAAAGCTCGCAAGGTAAATCTCACGGAGCGTGCGCTCGTCGATGATGGCGTCCGTTGACATGCGGCGATGCTCCTGATTGTTTGCTGCAAAGTGCTTGAGAGACGTACCGACGCCTTGGCTCTGCACACCCTTCATATGGCTAGTCGCGAGTCTGCTCGAGAGGAATGGATCCTCGGAGAAGTACTCAAAGTTACGACCGCATAGTGGTGATCGCTTCATATTTGCGCCGGGTCCGAGTAACACCGCCACATTCTCCGCCTGACACTCTTTACCGAGTGCCACGCCGACCTCCTGAATCAGCTCAAGGTCCCACGTACTCGCAAGTCCAACCGCCGATGGGAAGCACGTCGCTGGTACACTATCATTGATTCCGAGGTGGTCCGCTCCCTCACTTTGCTTACGCAATCCGTGTGGTCCGTCCGTCACCATGATCGATGGGATCCCTAGTCGTTCGATCCCTTTGAGATGCCAAAAATCTAGCCCGGAGCATAGCCCAGCCTTCTCCTCCACTGTCATCTCTGCCACTAGCTCTTTCACACGATTTGTCATGTAAATTCCTCCTTGTATTGGTGAAACTAGAATGGTTGTTTAAGCAAATAGTAAACGATTACACGAGATAATTATTGTGTTATGATTGTTTTTTTAGTAGTTTCTTTATGTATTTGGGACTTTTAAGGAAGAGGTGGCGATACGTGATCAAGAAAGTTCGTGACGTAGCAGAGTTAATCAGTACAACTTTTTCGTTGGACGTTAGGGTGGTGGACGGGAATGGGGCGACAGTGTTGGAGCATGGTAAGGATCGGGTTGCAAATCCTGTTTACCCAACCAAACAAGCCCTTTTATCAGGCTGTGGCTTCGAATTCGTTGAGCAAAAAACAATGCCTTTCGTGCACCTATCCCCTTTTGCCGAATCCTACCTTCTTCAAAACATAGAGGATGTTGGCGTTATGATCGTCGGTCCAAGCGTCTCGCAACGTTTAACTCCTGCCGAGCTCACCGGCATTGTCCGCGACCAAAAGCTTCTCGTAAATAGATACGTGATGCAGGATTTTTATGATTCTCTCCCGGTTCATTCTAAGTCCGAGCTCCGTCACATTGCTCGGATGCTTCACTATCTTCTTTTCGAAAAAAGAATCGAAGAGTCAGAGATTTTGAGCTCTGATCAGATGAAGGCTGGAGATTTAAATTCGACTGCCACAACGCTTCATCCAACGATGATGCTCGCAAAGCAAAAGCAAGAGCTGATCTTCCATCAGGATCCTTTGCTTGAGAAGAAGTTCTCCGATCTCCTGCAAAAGGGACAGCCAGAGAAGCTTGAAGCATATATGAAGAGTCTGCCAAAAATGCAGCTTGGTGTGCTCGCAACGACGAGTTTTTTACGGAATAAAAAGAACCTCGGAATCGCAGGCATCACGATCGCGACGCGCTCTGCCATGGCAGGCGGCGTAAACTCCGAGGAAGCCTACACACTAAGTGACCACTACATCCAGCGTATTGAAGAGATCACCGACTACGCGCGGATTGATGCTCTATTAAGCGAGGCCTATCTTACCTTTGCACGTCTCGTCGAGAAGCGACGTTATAGCAGGCATAAACGCGAAATTATTCTCGCGCAAAACTATGTATTAAATCATGTTTACGAAAAGCTGACGCTCAAAAAAGTCGCCACCGCTGTAAGTTTAAACCCATCTTATTTATCCTCTTTATTCAGCCGCGAGTCTGGTCAGTCACTTAGTGCCTATATCCTAGAGGCACGCATTAACGAAGCGAAGAGCCTATTAACGATGACGGACTCCCCTATTTCGGAAATATGCGCCTGGCTCCAATTCAACGATCAAAGCTACTTTACGAAGGTATTTAAGCAGGCTGTTGGCGTGACGCCGAAGAAGTATCGGGATGGGGTTGGGTGAGGTGGGGTAGCTCGGGAGCTAATTGCGCAATCATAGGGCGTGATTGCGCGGGTTTCACCCTCAACCGCGTGAATCTTCGGCATGATTGCGTACGCTCAATTTAATCGCGCAAGTTGAAGACCCGACTGCGCAGATTTCCACCTCCATTGCGTGAGTTTGACCTTCAACCACGCGAATCTCCGCCTTGATTGCGTAAACCTAATTTAATCGCGCAAGTTGAAGACCCGACTGCGCAGATTTCCACCTCCATCGCGCGAGTTTGACCCTCAACCGCGCGAATCTTCGGCATGATTGCGTAAACCTAATTTAATCGCGCAAGGTGAAGACCCGACTGCGCAGATTTCTACCTCCATCGCGCGAGTTTGACCTTCAACCGCGCGAATCTCCGCCATGATTGCGTAAACCAAAATTAATCGCGCATATCTAACACTGATTTGCGCGAAGTGCCACTGTATCTTAAACACAATCCCCCCCCCCCTCGCGCTAGTTGAGCTCTTCATTCAACTTTCCCTACGAGAAAAAGGCACGTGTCCACTAAAGAGACACGAGCCCTTCTTCCCTTACCTTTATTTATACGTAACGCTTGTACTAATTGGTAGAAGCGCCACTTTTGTTCTACTTACAACTAAGCTCACCCCTGTACCTTGCTGCGTAACGCCACCTGCACCTACTAGGTCCACATTCACAACAACGTCTTGCGATCTGGTTCCAATCAAAGAACCGAGCAACCCATCAAGCGTACTAACAATCCCACTTAGTAGCCCTGTTGTCTGCCTGATTCTTACCTCTCCGCTTGCGATATCCTCGGCTGTTACAACATGGGTGAACGCTGTTCCGTTTACCGTTAATCGTACCGTATCCCCGACGTTAAGCTGGTCGAGTGGGCTCAGCGACTGAAGCGAGATGCGCCAGTCGGCTGTGGCGTTTAGGAGGCCAGCGAGGAGGTTCTCGCTCACTCGCACGACTTCCGGAGTCCTCAGCGGAAAGCGCGGGAGCGCGCCCGCTAGAACGGAGGAGCGAGCGACTGCGTCTCCGTTACGCAAAACTACAACCTCTACCTGTAAATCAGCGCCGCTACCGATCGTGAGCAGCTCCTCGGCAGACACCCTTACTGATTGATCCAGTCCGTCACCAGATGCTACTACGTCAAAGGAGCGTAGCACCGCTCCATTTACCAACAGCTGCACGCGGTCTCCCGCGAGCAGTCTGCCGTCTTGTAGGGTGACGCGAAGCGCATCCCTGTCCACTAAGGCGAGCGGATCTGCCGAAGCGTTCCCGAACGACTCAACAAAACTTACACCGACTACCGGAAGTGGACAGATGAGTTCAAATCGCTCACACAAAATGGTAGGAAGTGTCCCGACTGTTTCCCCCAAATCAACTAGCACCTCACGGGTAAACACGAGTGGCGTTGCGACCGTCTCGGTCGACTCGCTCCCTCTCGTAAGGACTGCCCGGATTGGCACAGTCGCCTCCGCTCCACTTAACGCTTCCACTACACCCTCGAGGTCTAGCTGCTCTAGCGACACGGCGAGCTCTCCGGCGTCCAAGTTGGCCTGCGTGAGCGTCCGAGTGATTGTTTGTCCGGCGACCTCTAAAACAATCTCATCGCCCACAAGCGGCACGCCGTCGACGGAGTCTGTGAGCGCGATCCGCACGAGCTCCTCGCCTGTCAATGCATCCACGGTGCTCGCGACCGGCCCTAGCACCGGCGTGAATAGCGGTAGCTCGGGTAGCGTGACGTCGACCGTAAACTCGCGCGTCACGTCAGCGTTTGTGAGTCGCACGGTGAGCGTGTGTGTCTCGCCGCCCTCAAGGCGTTTGAGCGACGCAAGTGTTATTGCAACGCCCTCTTCTCCAACTACCTCTGCAGAAACAAGGGTGACGCTGCCTGCCATCACGGTAATGGACGTTCCGGGATCCACGTCCGTGAGCTGTAGCACGTCATCACCTGCGAGTAGCGATGCTAAGGTGAGCTCGTTTGCGGTGATGGTCGTGCATACGAGCGGGATGCTACACACGATGTCTCCAACTGCGTCGCGCAGGCTTTGGAGGAGATTCTGTGTGATTGGGACGGTAAGCTCCGTTCCTATTGCATCTAGGTTTTTATAGATCACACTTGGTACGATAGTGAGCGTGTCGCCTGTTCGTAGCGTACCGACGAGCTCGGTTACTTGTTCGTCCGTTAGTTTGACGGTGGCGATTTCTGCTTCGATCATGGCGTCTGTGATTAGGATGGTTTGCGCGTCTATTTTGCCACCAAAGTCGAGCTGTAACTCTGCGCCTGCCCCGATGTGGAGGAGGTCGCTTGCTGTGTTACCTAGGCGAATGTCGATGCTACGATTCGCGCTGAGTAACTGCGTTAGCAGTGTCTCCCCATTTTCTGTGACGAAAAGAGGTTGGAGCTGCTCATAGAGTGGTAATGTGAGTGTTGTTTGCTGTGATTCGTCACTGCGTCCGTCTTGCTTGAGTGTTGCAACTAGGTTAGTCGTTGCTTGGCTACCTAGTTGTCGTGCGATATTTTTCGGTAATGTGATAGGCACTTGTCCGTCGTCTAGCATGGCTTGTGTAAGTGCGATTGTAGCGATTGTTGTGTTGCCTATGGATAAGGTAATCTCATCGCCGATATTTAGGAACTCGGGCTCACTTAGCTGTATCATGGCGATTGCGCCTTCGTTATTGAGTAGGTCTAGAGTGAGTGTGTCGACGGCGTTTAGCGAGATCAGTGAATCAGGTATTGCGGGCGGGTCTGGGTCTGGATTCGGTTCTGGGTCGGTCACCGGCGGACATAGGATTGGTAATGGTAACGAGCAGACAATGTCTCCAATCGTGTTGCCAAGTTGCGCCAAGAGATCCTCTGTTACTTCGACGGCGAACGTTTCGCCGATTGTTTCTTCCCCTTCGTAAGTGACTGTCGGGATGATAGAAATGCTTGAACCAACTGTTAGGGATTCTAATAACTGTGTCACTACATTCTGCGGAAGTGTCACTTCAACGAAGCCTTCCTCCAAAATCTCTTCCGTTATATCAAATGTTTGTGTTGGGATTACATCATTAAAATCGAGCTCTAACTGCGCACCTGGTCCAAAGTGGAGAAGGTCGTTTAAGTCAGCGTCTAAATCAATTCGAATCGTGCGATCCTCTCCTAATAGACGTTGTAAAATAGCTAGTTCGGTCGCTCCGTTTATAACAGATTCAACTGTTTCAAACAGTGGGAACGAAACAAGCTCTGTTTCAATCTCCTCATCTCGGTTTTCTAAATTCAACGACACCGCAAGCGTTTCAGATGCTCGACTACCTAGTTGTCGCACGATGCTTAGCGGTAAGGAGATATCTACTTCGCCATTATCTAGCATGCTTTGAGTGAGAACGATAGTATCAACAGTAATACTCCCTACCGTCACCTCAAACTCGTCTCCCACGTTTAAAAAGTCGGTATCTAATAAGGTCACCGTCGCGATTGTCTCTTCATTTCGAAGGAGGTTCAGCGAGATGAGATCAACCACGTTTAACGAAATCAACGAGTCTGGTACTACTGGATCTGGATCCGTCACCGGTGGACATAGAATTGGTAACGGCACCGAGCAGACGATGTCACCAATCGTGTTGCCAAGTTCCACTAAGAGGCCCTCTGTTATCACGACGGTGAAAGCTTCACCGACTGTTTCTTCCCCGTCATAACTCACTGTTGGTGTAATCGAAACGCTCGAACCAACTGTTAGCGATTCTAATAGCTCCGTCACTAAATTCTGCGGTAGCGTTACCTCGACGAAGCCTTCCTCCAAAATCTCTTCCGTTATATCAATTGTTTGTGCATCAATAACACCATTAAAATCAAGCTCCAGCTGAGCGCCTGGACCGACGTGCAATAGGTCCTCTAAGTCTGCTTCCACATCAATTCGAACTGTACGATCCTCTCCTAATAAACGCTGTAAGATATCTAGACTCGACGCTCCGTTTATAACAGACCCGATCGTTTCAAAAAGCGGAAACGTTACTTCGCGCACTAATGTCTCGACGGATTGACCGTCCTGCTCGAGCGTCACTTCTAACTCTGCGACAGCGCGACTGCCCAGCTGGCGCACGAGGAAAATGGGTAGCGTGACATCAACCATACCTGCATCTAGCATGGATTCTGTCACCTCAATCACACGAACCTCGGTCCCACCGAGCGTGACGGTAAGATCGTCTCCGACGTTTACGAGCTCTCGATTCAGTAAATCAATGCGCGCAATGACCCCATTGTTTCTCAACAAATCAAGGGTGATTATGTCCGCAATCTCAAGCCCGATCAAGGACTCAGGGTCAGACGGATCCGATTGATCCGGTGGGCACAGGAGCGGGATCGTGCAGACGATATCGCCGATCACATCGCGGAGGTCGTCAAGAAGACCACGCGTGATCTCCACTTCGTAAGGCTGGCCAACTGTCACCACCTCCTCAAACTCGATGGACGGTGTGATTTCAAGCGTCGTGCCAACCGTCAAGGAGCCAAGAAGTGTCTGTGCGAGCGGCTCTTCAATCTTCACATCCACAAAACCATCGTCAATCATGCCAAGCGTCAGCTCGATTTGCTGAGCCGGAACCCCTTGGCTAAATGCGATGAAAAGCTCTGCGCCCGGGCCGATATGATTGAGTTCATCAAGCTGCAGATCAACACGAATCGTGCGCGTGGTCCCAAAAAGATTCTCCAGAAGCGCAGCCGGATTTAGCGCGCGAATTACCGTTGCGAC
This window contains:
- a CDS encoding DUF3221 domain-containing protein gives rise to the protein MMKYLLMLIGLIVLVGCTNDNDSTNNTSIEEPYESGYITAQDGDRLLFVSSEAQDFSDTGGIEEFYSAIWFTPDDQDVQVGDFIHVSFSVVETSYPGQGTLDQLEVVPRDQPEGANLTEAEAIRSALSELSDDDHWFYAVAETSFDPQSASWSITLKQTDSLEETTIEVSDEES
- a CDS encoding glycoside hydrolase family 3 C-terminal domain-containing protein, with the translated sequence MTNRVKELVAEMTVEEKAGLCSGLDFWHLKGIERLGIPSIMVTDGPHGLRKQSEGADHLGINDSVPATCFPSAVGLASTWDLELIQEVGVALGKECQAENVAVLLGPGANMKRSPLCGRNFEYFSEDPFLSSRLATSHMKGVQSQGVGTSLKHFAANNQEHRRMSTDAIIDERTLREIYLASFEDAVKEAKPWTVMCAYNKVNGTYASENERLLTTILRDEWGFDGFVVSDWGAVNERVDALKAGLELEMPASNGLGDNKIIAAVKDGTLSEETLNTAVERVLAIILLAEENNVENAHYDKEDHHKLARKVAAEGTVLLKNEDSILPLSKSANLAVIGQFAKKPRFQGGGSSHINPTKLDDAVEELQKLSNGATITFAEGYEVKQDEPNDALVQEAVTNAQDADAAILFVGLPDHFESEGYDREHLNIPRSHLELIHAVSAVQPNVVVVLSNGSPIVMPWLDEVKGVVEAYLGGQAVGGAIADVLYGEANPSGRLAETFPEVLSHNPSYLNFPGEGDQVEYKEGIFIGYRYYDAKKIAPLFPFGYGLSYTDFAYSDLVVSQKEIEDTGTVDVSVTVTNVGDVFGKEVVQLYVRVTASSVVRPDKELKGFDKVALEPGESKRVTFTLDKRSFAYYSTVLGDWHVESGEFDILIGKSSAEIVQEGTVHVTSTVALPMTVTRNTPAGDILANPTLAPIFEKWMAEMNQDSPFANMSEDDESYEMFQAMMRYMPLRALVAFNSQKMTETHMEQLIAELNGAVVAK
- a CDS encoding helix-turn-helix domain-containing protein, with translation MIKKVRDVAELISTTFSLDVRVVDGNGATVLEHGKDRVANPVYPTKQALLSGCGFEFVEQKTMPFVHLSPFAESYLLQNIEDVGVMIVGPSVSQRLTPAELTGIVRDQKLLVNRYVMQDFYDSLPVHSKSELRHIARMLHYLLFEKRIEESEILSSDQMKAGDLNSTATTLHPTMMLAKQKQELIFHQDPLLEKKFSDLLQKGQPEKLEAYMKSLPKMQLGVLATTSFLRNKKNLGIAGITIATRSAMAGGVNSEEAYTLSDHYIQRIEEITDYARIDALLSEAYLTFARLVEKRRYSRHKREIILAQNYVLNHVYEKLTLKKVATAVSLNPSYLSSLFSRESGQSLSAYILEARINEAKSLLTMTDSPISEICAWLQFNDQSYFTKVFKQAVGVTPKKYRDGVG
- a CDS encoding S-layer homology domain-containing protein, with the translated sequence MIIKLVIIAVSLFSMYIVSPLVPSAHASLDPQQYAAQGQSTQTIQSTTIYKPAQQVNPISHIPKPYSDVSARDYYYGPLLYATEQGWIRGAETGRFLPRASLTREQAAAILHRLLDPGLPLPAETQPFTDIPNTHPYFTEITRMQRAGVLTGYPDGNFRGTSTLTRAEMATILTRAFKLEHVDAPTPFTDIGSHALARNIVTLFHTGLTNGRANATFAPNEDVSRAEFVTLLQRGVESVHTLQIAIDDVIEEEDSVRILFSQTGTDINELTFAATNGRETETGGVRFTRGASDMEQATLTLPKWESFTIRLTNSVGTIVFEEAIVLSSEQDEPITLFVEEPGLTDGTIAVDRLTTTPTFRVEGDQDAQVTLALSNGFTVERMLTAGEPLLFTLPERAWRSQSENRLTVNASTVVDGDRFTTEDEVIQVPRFPLATPSMASFTSLEQQIDFLAGSRTVQVRVAPDGLEQIAVGNTFRLENNRSVPIRTVLTADEVAREQVGVRLNEAALMRFLTRVNDVVILTPVLADEVEQMRGGEVRITLTEAVLRGLRGRVSAAVDARICELVSCVPVGPEPPPVDPETPEEPVDPVDPEEPASLIGLTIFRDLLSLSLLQSGGVIAQIDLLASEFLSVGDELTVTLAGREVSVVELTEEMLVAEKVDVTLPITLVRELGSRATTDLAVKLSREDREDETVVESLTFPIFQEVATVIRALNPAALLENLFGTTRTIRVDLQLDELNHIGPGAELFIAFSQGVPAQQIELTLGMIDDGFVDVKIEEPLAQTLLGSLTVGTTLEITPSIEFEEVVTVGQPYEVEITRGLLDDLRDVIGDIVCTIPLLCPPDQSDPSDPESLIGLEIADIITLDLLRNNGVIARIDLLNRELVNVGDDLTVTLGGTEVRVIEVTESMLDAGMVDVTLPIFLVRQLGSRAVAELEVTLEQDGQSVETLVREVTFPLFETIGSVINGASSLDILQRLLGEDRTVRIDVEADLEDLLHVGPGAQLELDFNGVIDAQTIDITEEILEEGFVEVTLPQNLVTELLESLTVGSSVSITPTVSYDGEETVGEAFTVVITEGLLVELGNTIGDIVCSVPLPILCPPVTDPDPVVPDSLISLNVVDLISLNLLRNEETIATVTLLDTDFLNVGDEFEVTVGSITVDTIVLTQSMLDNGEVDISLPLSIVRQLGSRASETLAVSLNLENRDEEIETELVSFPLFETVESVINGATELAILQRLLGEDRTIRIDLDADLNDLLHFGPGAQLELDFNDVIPTQTFDITEEILEEGFVEVTLPQNVVTQLLESLTVGSSISIIPTVTYEGEETIGETFAVEVTEDLLAQLGNTIGDIVCSLPLPILCPPVTDPEPNPDPDPPAIPDSLISLNAVDTLTLDLLNNEGAIAMIQLSEPEFLNIGDEITLSIGNTTIATIALTQAMLDDGQVPITLPKNIARQLGSQATTNLVATLKQDGRSDESQQTTLTLPLYEQLQPLFVTENGETLLTQLLSANRSIDIRLGNTASDLLHIGAGAELQLDFGGKIDAQTILITDAMIEAEIATVKLTDEQVTELVGTLRTGDTLTIVPSVIYKNLDAIGTELTVPITQNLLQSLRDAVGDIVCSIPLVCTTITANELTLASLLAGDDVLQLTDVDPGTSITVMAGSVTLVSAEVVGEEGVAITLASLKRLEGGETHTLTVRLTNADVTREFTVDVTLPELPLFTPVLGPVASTVDALTGEELVRIALTDSVDGVPLVGDEIVLEVAGQTITRTLTQANLDAGELAVSLEQLDLEGVVEALSGAEATVPIRAVLTRGSESTETVATPLVFTREVLVDLGETVGTLPTILCERFELICPLPVVGVSFVESFGNASADPLALVDRDALRVTLQDGRLLAGDRVQLLVNGAVLRSFDVVASGDGLDQSVRVSAEELLTIGSGADLQVEVVVLRNGDAVARSSVLAGALPRFPLRTPEVVRVSENLLAGLLNATADWRISLQSLSPLDQLNVGDTVRLTVNGTAFTHVVTAEDIASGEVRIRQTTGLLSGIVSTLDGLLGSLIGTRSQDVVVNVDLVGAGGVTQQGTGVSLVVSRTKVALLPISTSVTYK